The following are encoded together in the Desulfovermiculus halophilus DSM 18834 genome:
- a CDS encoding ATP-binding protein: RYEHASTIITSNLDFQEWDRAFENKLLGSATIDRLRHDAYLVYLDGPSYRKPKPNQALKKEVEKSQKSA; this comes from the coding sequence AAAGATATGAACATGCATCCACCATCATTACAAGCAACCTTGATTTCCAGGAATGGGACCGGGCCTTTGAAAACAAGCTTTTGGGATCAGCTACCATCGATAGACTCCGGCATGATGCCTACCTGGTCTATTTGGATGGGCCCAGCTACAGGAAACCAAAGCCAAACCAAGCTCTCAAAAAAGAGGTGGAAAAAAGCCAAAAATCAGCCTAA